The sequence ATCATGTTCCGCGTTCAAAAGTTGACCTTATCCTTTGCAATCCTCCTTATTTCAAAGCGGCAGAGACTTCAAAGAAAAACCTTTCTGAACATTATCTGCTTGCTCGCCATGAGATAACAACTAATTTGGAGGAAATCTGCAAAATCAGCCAACAAGTGCTAAAAACCAATGGTCGTTTGGCCATGGTCCATCGTCCTGACCGCTTCCTTGAAATCATTGATACGTTTAAAAAATACAAACTGGCTCCCAAACGCCTTCAATTTGTTTATCCAAAGCTGGGAAAAGACGCTAATATGTTGCTCATCGAAGCAATTAAGGATGGCTCGCCTAATGGGATGAAAATTTTACCACCTCTAATCGTACATAAGGACAATGGGGATTACACAGATGACATCCACGAAATCTATTTTGGTAAAGGTCATCAAGCCTACATGTACGTATTGAAATGTGCTGATGATAGTCTTTACACAGGCTACACAACGGATATTAAAAAGCGCTTAGCTACTCACAATGCTGGTAAGGGCGCTAAGTACACAAGAGCAAGACTGCCTGTCGAATTAATTTATGTTGAACAGTTTAACCATAAAAACGCTGCTATGAGTGCAGAAGGTAAATTGAAACAAAAGACACGCGCTCAAAAATTGCACTATATTGAAGAACACCAGCATATCAATTTAGTCTCACAATTTTAAAGGAACAGCCTTAAAATAAGCTTACTACTTTCTTCAAGTTGGACAAAAAATTTCAACTGAAGAACCAGTATTAATAGGGCTGTTCTTTTATTTTCTTAAAGAATGTCAAAGTCTCTTTACAACATTTCTTTAGACAGCTGCTATTAATTTACTGGCACTAATAAAAATGTAGTGTTAGATAAACTTCTGCACTCCTTTGACATTACTTTAGCACAAGTCATAAAATCTTATCCTCACAAATCTCTACTAGATTTCAATAAGATTGATCTGTTGGTGATGTTCAAGTGCCGATAACATAAATAAGAGAGGCTAGCTTTCCCACAAATAAAACTTCCCGACCCCTAAACGGAGACAGGAAGACAGAGATATCTTTAAAAATGTTTATTTTTTAAATTTAATAAAATTAAATATGTATAAAATTATCGCCAAAATGATAAATGAGATGACACCTATAAAAAAATACTTCATCACTTATTCCTTACCAACATGATACTAAATAGTCAATAGCTCCACCTCTAGTCAAACGCTTAATGACTTCAAGTAAGACCATTAAATCCTACAACTAATAAAACAATACAAACTGTTTGTTCTATTATCAACTTTTCTTTTATTTTCTATAATATTCAAGATTATTTCTTTTCGGAATATTTAAGGTATTAAGCTAAAACAGTCTGGGAGACTATTGAAGTTAAAGGACGATCTCGATCTCAAAAGAAGACTTTTATTCAAACTTTTCAAAAAACTCTCCTGAAACACATGTTTCAAGAGAGTTTGAATGATTTCTGTCACCTTTATTGCGAACAGTGAAGCCGTTTTACTTTTCGGAAGTAAAGAAAAAGAAGCTAGCAATCAATGATTTTTATCTGTCTTTATCCACCTGACAATACCAGCAACCAACAATACTGTTATTAAACCGCAAGCGATAAGTGCTGCTGTACTGGCAACTGTCCCAGATATAGCATCAACTCTATATAACAGTCGCATAAATGAAAGGACTGTAAGTATGATCAACAACGAGGATTCAATTCTAATCAGGGAAGTCATTTGATTATCAACGGTTCGTAAAAAACCTGGAAGTAACATTAACGTAATAATAATCAAAAATAGATTAGAAAATACTCCTTCCCCATTATTGAAAGGCCAAATCATTAATAAATTAGCTATAACATTTAGAGATGAACAAAAATAAACGACCATTTTTTTGTCATTATCAATACCTCAAATGATTGAAAATATTATAATCAAATCATTTTAATCTAATGTTGCTGCACCATAACCTATCATCCCTCCTGCAGCGGCACATGTAAGTAAATAAGCACCTCCAAGTCCCCATCCAATTGGACCAGATACTGCACAAAGCCCCATTGTTGCAGCACCATAGGTAGCGACACCGCCAAGGATAGAGTCCACACCATCTCCAGCTTCCATGGTAGAAAGCAGTTGACTATCTGCAACTTCAAAATTGTCAAAGGCCATTGAGTCTAATGTTACTGTGTTCATAAAATCCTCCTAAAATTCACGATAAGCTTATTAGCTTACAAGTTTTTTACTTTCACAAGTTTTCTAATAAAACATGAAATAATTTTAAAAGCTCCCTTGTGAAAACTACAAGTATATTTTAATCCTTAACTTTTTCTTATTCAAGGGAATTTGGTTCATTTAATAAAAAGATATTTAATATTAAAAATTAGGAAATCTTTCTGAATACTTTTAGAATATTAACTTGCTTATAGACAAATCTTTTTTCAGCTCTGCAAATTCAGAATTATTTTCCTTATTGCGAGCGAAGTGAGCTTTAAACGAGAATTTTCGCTGTGATAAAATACCAGAAGCGTTGAGGCTTCTGCTGCTCGGAAGATTTGAGGCTTTTTTCCAAACTTTTCAAAAAACTCTCTTGAAACATATGTTTCAAGAGAGTTTGAATGATTATCTGTCACTTTTATTATGAACAGTGAAGCAAGAACAACAAATACTTAAGTAATACTGTTTAATCTCAGTATTCTTTACAGAAAATTATAGTCCAAAAATAGGGGCTGTGATTGCAAGTCCTGCAAATCTGCCAGCAAGCACATCACAAATTACACCGCTACGATAGCACTCGTAATACCAAGTATCAAACCGCCTCCTTCTGATTCAGAAAGATAAGTGATATCCACTGCCACAAAATCATCAAGAAAGTAGTGACAAAACCTCTGATAGGAGAAGACTTCATCACTTTGTTACCATGTTTTTATTTATTATTTATTTTATTCAAAATAATTCGTCCTACAATTGCTGATATAGCACCGATGACTATAAGCACAATATACTTCATAATTAATCTCAATCGCCTCCCGTTATTAAATACCAACTTCCGTTTGCAACGGCACCGCCAATACCGCCTAAAATTGCGCCACCTACATAACCAGGTACTGTTCCTAAAATGGGCAATACCACATCTCCTCCGACTGCTCCTGCAATACCACCACCTACTGCACCTGTCCAAGCTCCTTCTGCAGTAGCACATGTAAGTAGATAAATACCGCTAATAATGCCACCGTTAATAACACCTGTTGCTTTTTCTTTTCTAATGTAAAATGCCGTAAATACAAAGGCCGACAAAAGAAAAAGCAAATAAATGAGACAATAATGTGTTTACTGCGGTAAGAAATAACTGCTAGAGCACAGAGCACCAGCATTAATAGAAATCCAGAAAATCTTTCCATGACATTATCCTTCCTTTTCTAAGTCTGCTTTATTTGATAAAATAGTATAACCATTACAATAAGGCGGAGCGAAGTTAATCAAAAAACGATATATCACCAGAAGCCACCGTCTCCCCAACCATTTTTAGCACCAGCATAGGCACCTGAAACGATACCGATTGCTTCAGTCCCTAAGGCTAAGTAGGGTCCTACTGCCGGAATATTCCATAGCCACGTAGCAGGTCTATAAGCAGCGGTAGCCCCTATACAAGCTCCCACAAATCCTTCAGCAACAGCCGAGACAAAACCCTCACCTTCTACAGCAGCTAAACAATCTGTGTCCGCCACTTCAAAACTATCAAAGGCTATTGAATCAATGTTACTGTGTTCATAAAATCCTCCTAAAATTCACAGTAAGCTTATCAGCTTACAAGTTTTCTAATAAAACATGAAATATTTTTAAAAGCCTCCTTGTGAAAACGACAAGTACATTTTAATCCTTAACTTTTTCTTATTCAAAGGAATTTGGTTCATTTAATAAAAAGATATTTAATAGTAAAAAATCAGAAAATTTTCTGAATACTTTTAAAATATTAACTTGCTTATAGACAAATCTTTTTTAGCTCTGCAAATTCAAAATTATTTTCCTTATTGCAAGCGAAGTGAGCTTTAAACGAGACTTCTCACCGTTGTGATACGTCTGAAACTTCAATATTTCTGCTACTCGAAAGAGGATAGGATCCTAGATTCCTGAAATCATCTACTGGCGACGGCTCAAACAGTCTAAAGGACGGTTTGAAGTTGAAGGGAAAGTCTCAAAATAAACTTTTTCTTCAAACTTTTCAAAAAACTCTCCTGAAACACATGTTTCAAGAGAGTTTGAATGATTATCTGTCACCTTTATTGCGAATGGTAAAGCCGCTTTTCTTTTCGCTGGAAGTACGGTGAGGACGTTTATTGCTCTTATTTTCAAAATCTTTGCGATTTTTGTTAGAAATCCGTTTAAATTCACGACGGCCACCGTCACGATGATTACGGCGACTGTCGCGACCTCCCCGACGATCCTCACGACGACGATTGCCGCCCTTTCCTTTACCAGCAAATTTAAATGGCAAGGGTTTTTCGCGAGCAATTTCAACCTTAGGCAGCATTTCTGGATCTTGAACAGTTAGAGTCAAAATATATTGTGCTAATTCTTCTGGTGAAAATTCAGCAGCCAATTTTTCAGCAGCTTTGGTAAACTTATCAAAATTAGAACGAATCTTTTCATCAGCAAAGTCACGCTCAATCTTTTTGAGGGCCACTTTTTTGCTTGCTTGAAAGGCTTCTTGCGCTGTAGCAGGTTTCATGCCTTTCATGCGTTTTTTAGTGAGCTTTTCAATAATTTGAAGATAGCCCATTTCATTGGGAGCCACAAAAGTAATGGACTGACCGTGCTTACCAGCACGACCCGTACGACCAATACGGTGAACATAGCTTTCAGGGTCTTGCGGAATATCATAGTTATAAACATGAGTGACGCCCGAAATATCGAGACCACGAGCCGCTACATCTGTCGCAACCAAAATATCAAGGTTGTCATTTTTAAAATCACGAAGGACACGCAGACGTTTCCCTTGGTCGAGATCTCCATGGATACCTTCCGCACGATAGCCACGCAGTTTTAATCCTCTTGTTAACTCATCAACACGGCGCTTAGTACGGCCAAAAACGATAGAAAGCTCTGGCTGTTCCACATCCATAAGACGGGTCATCGTATCAAATTTTTCATTTTCTTTGATGCGAATATAATATTGGTCAACTAAATCTGTTGTTAATTCTTTGGCAGCAATCTTAACATGTTCTGGCTCTTTCATAAACTTTACGCCAATACGTTTAATAGCATCGGGCATGGTTGCTGAAAAGAGTAAAGTTTGACGTGTTTCAGGAACACGCGAAATAATAGCTTCAATATCTTCTAAAAAGCCCATGTTAAGCATTTCATCTGCTTCATCTAAAATAAGGGTTTCCACATGATTTAATTTAAGCGCCTTACGTTTAATCAAATCAAGCAGACGTCCCGGTGTTCCAACAACAATATGGGCACCCGATTTAAGAGCTTTGATTTGCTTTTCAATGCTTGAACCACCATAAACCGAACGAACTTTAACTTTCTTTTCACGCCCAAAACGGAAGAGCTCTTCTTGACTTTGAACGGCTAATTCTCGTGTTGGCGCAATAACAAGAGCCTGAACAACATTATTAGTCACATCAATCTTGTTTAGAGTTGGTAGGCCAAAAGCCGCTGTTTTGCCTGTCCCAGTCTGTGCTTGACCAATAACATCTTTTCCTTCAAGAGCAAGAGGAATAGTCAATTCTTGGATGGGTGATGGCTCAACAAAGCCGACTTTTGCAACGGCAGAAAGAATGTCTTCTGCTAAATGTAATTCTGTAAATTTCAATGTTTTCTCTTTCTAAAAGGCAGTGCGAAGCCACCTTATCAAACGTTAGTAATGTGCAACTAAGTTAT comes from Streptococcus troglodytae and encodes:
- a CDS encoding GIY-YIG nuclease family protein; amino-acid sequence: MTKPILKKKERVDQLFSTDVKIIQNKEVFSYSIDSVLLSRFPKIPSRGLIVDLCSGNGAVGLFAATRTKAKIIEVELQERLADMAQRSIHLNNLTNQVSMIRDDLKNLLDHVPRSKVDLILCNPPYFKAAETSKKNLSEHYLLARHEITTNLEEICKISQQVLKTNGRLAMVHRPDRFLEIIDTFKKYKLAPKRLQFVYPKLGKDANMLLIEAIKDGSPNGMKILPPLIVHKDNGDYTDDIHEIYFGKGHQAYMYVLKCADDSLYTGYTTDIKKRLATHNAGKGAKYTRARLPVELIYVEQFNHKNAAMSAEGKLKQKTRAQKLHYIEEHQHINLVSQF
- a CDS encoding DEAD/DEAH box helicase; this translates as MKFTELHLAEDILSAVAKVGFVEPSPIQELTIPLALEGKDVIGQAQTGTGKTAAFGLPTLNKIDVTNNVVQALVIAPTRELAVQSQEELFRFGREKKVKVRSVYGGSSIEKQIKALKSGAHIVVGTPGRLLDLIKRKALKLNHVETLILDEADEMLNMGFLEDIEAIISRVPETRQTLLFSATMPDAIKRIGVKFMKEPEHVKIAAKELTTDLVDQYYIRIKENEKFDTMTRLMDVEQPELSIVFGRTKRRVDELTRGLKLRGYRAEGIHGDLDQGKRLRVLRDFKNDNLDILVATDVAARGLDISGVTHVYNYDIPQDPESYVHRIGRTGRAGKHGQSITFVAPNEMGYLQIIEKLTKKRMKGMKPATAQEAFQASKKVALKKIERDFADEKIRSNFDKFTKAAEKLAAEFSPEELAQYILTLTVQDPEMLPKVEIAREKPLPFKFAGKGKGGNRRREDRRGGRDSRRNHRDGGRREFKRISNKNRKDFENKSNKRPHRTSSEKKSGFTIRNKGDR